Proteins from one Desulfitobacterium chlororespirans DSM 11544 genomic window:
- a CDS encoding molybdopterin-dependent oxidoreductase — translation MSERKVVPTNCRFCGYQCGLLATVEGGKVRKVQPDPSRYPNNAGIMRGCKRWPLITEVMDHPQRINYPLKRVGERGSGRWERISWEQALDEIAAKLADLKEEFGPEVLATSIGGPHTTFWPLHRFLALFGSPNNMGIGQICWNPGIWANTLTYGWPVDMELDPEGTECAILWGVNPSQSDNSLFWHTVKEFKRRGKPLIVVDPRLTGTAQEAQLWLPVRPGTDAVLALGLLQVIVEEKLYDEEFVQNWCHGFERLCDHLTPYTPAYVEEVTGVKGEDVIKAARLYGKNTPACLYSGRGIDQLGLNSFPTHRALAILRAITGNLDRPGASHLSEMPDFIPELELELSEPYAATSPQPVSQEKLLLQSYQGYAKVREQTMKHGKRLPMRYLTSAHPHRVWKAMLTGEPYPIRSMIVMASNPLLTQADTQLVYKALKSLDLLVVLELFQTPTSMLADYVLPSAGVLERPLLETKAGVANIAYGGDQAVEPYYERRPDYDFWRELGLRLGQEEAWPWEAYREALEYSLSPLGYTWDDFSCTGLYYQDNEYRKYRERDEQGNSRGFATVSGKVEIYSELLQDMGADPLPSPRSLSQGNAEFPLMLMSGARFQPYYASSYHQLERLRRMHPEPIVEMSPETGRKLGFEEGALVDVETERGKARFRTRFVPMCDYAVSVEYGWWYPEMKASEPELGGIWLANANLLTSGDFDASDPLVGTWTYNGIPCRVVKV, via the coding sequence ATGAGTGAAAGAAAAGTCGTTCCGACCAACTGCCGCTTCTGCGGCTACCAATGCGGACTCCTGGCCACGGTGGAGGGTGGCAAAGTCCGCAAGGTGCAGCCGGACCCTTCACGCTATCCCAATAATGCCGGGATCATGCGGGGCTGCAAACGTTGGCCCTTAATTACCGAAGTGATGGATCATCCCCAAAGAATCAACTATCCCCTTAAGCGGGTTGGGGAAAGAGGCAGCGGCCGCTGGGAAAGGATATCCTGGGAACAGGCCCTGGACGAAATAGCCGCTAAGCTTGCCGATCTTAAGGAAGAGTTTGGCCCGGAGGTCTTGGCCACCAGTATCGGCGGGCCCCACACCACCTTTTGGCCTCTGCACCGGTTTTTGGCTCTTTTTGGCAGTCCCAACAATATGGGCATTGGTCAAATCTGCTGGAACCCCGGCATCTGGGCCAATACCCTGACCTATGGCTGGCCTGTGGATATGGAGCTGGACCCGGAGGGGACGGAATGCGCTATTCTCTGGGGGGTTAACCCCTCCCAGTCGGATAACTCCTTGTTCTGGCATACCGTTAAAGAATTTAAACGACGGGGCAAACCCTTAATTGTGGTGGATCCCCGTTTAACTGGGACGGCACAGGAAGCTCAGCTGTGGCTGCCGGTGCGTCCGGGGACAGATGCGGTACTGGCTTTAGGGCTTTTGCAGGTGATTGTTGAAGAGAAACTCTATGATGAAGAGTTTGTGCAAAACTGGTGTCACGGCTTTGAGCGTTTATGTGACCACCTCACTCCTTATACTCCCGCTTATGTGGAAGAAGTTACGGGTGTGAAAGGGGAGGATGTGATCAAGGCCGCCCGCCTCTATGGAAAGAATACTCCGGCTTGCCTGTACAGCGGCAGAGGAATCGATCAACTGGGTTTAAACAGTTTTCCCACCCATCGTGCTTTGGCCATCTTAAGGGCCATCACCGGCAATTTGGATAGGCCTGGAGCTTCCCATTTGAGTGAGATGCCTGATTTTATTCCGGAGTTGGAGTTGGAACTCAGTGAACCCTATGCTGCAACATCTCCTCAACCGGTTTCCCAAGAGAAGCTCCTGCTCCAGTCTTATCAAGGCTATGCCAAAGTCCGGGAGCAGACCATGAAGCACGGGAAGCGCTTGCCCATGCGCTATTTAACTTCTGCCCATCCCCATCGCGTCTGGAAGGCTATGCTGACAGGAGAACCTTATCCCATCCGGTCCATGATCGTGATGGCCTCCAACCCGCTCTTGACTCAAGCCGACACTCAACTGGTCTACAAGGCCTTAAAAAGCCTGGATCTTTTGGTCGTTTTAGAGCTGTTTCAAACCCCCACCTCCATGCTGGCGGATTATGTGCTGCCCAGCGCCGGGGTGCTGGAGCGGCCCCTTCTGGAGACCAAGGCCGGGGTGGCCAATATTGCTTATGGAGGAGACCAGGCCGTCGAGCCTTATTATGAACGCCGCCCGGACTATGATTTCTGGAGGGAATTAGGACTGAGACTGGGCCAGGAAGAGGCATGGCCCTGGGAAGCCTATCGTGAAGCTCTGGAATACAGTTTATCCCCCCTCGGCTATACCTGGGATGATTTTTCCTGTACCGGACTTTATTATCAGGATAATGAGTATCGGAAATACAGGGAGCGTGATGAGCAGGGGAATTCGCGGGGATTTGCCACGGTAAGCGGGAAGGTGGAGATCTATAGTGAACTGCTGCAAGATATGGGGGCAGATCCCCTGCCCAGCCCCCGCTCTCTTTCCCAAGGAAACGCCGAGTTTCCCCTGATGCTCATGAGCGGGGCCCGCTTCCAGCCTTACTATGCTTCCAGCTACCATCAGCTGGAGCGATTGCGGCGGATGCATCCGGAACCGATTGTGGAAATGAGTCCGGAAACGGGACGGAAACTGGGCTTTGAGGAAGGTGCTCTGGTGGATGTAGAGACAGAAAGAGGGAAAGCCCGTTTCCGGACTCGGTTTGTCCCCATGTGCGATTATGCAGTGAGCGTGGAGTATGGCTGGTGGTATCCGGAGATGAAGGCGTCGGAACCGGAGCTGGGGGGAATCTGGCTTGCCAACGCCAATCTGCTCACCAGCGGGGATTTCGATGCTTCGGATCCCTTGGTCGGGACCTGGACTTATAATGGTATTCCCTGCAGGGTTGTCAAGGTGTGA
- a CDS encoding radical SAM protein, which yields MKQQWEEGMTLAQTQSVCPLCLNVVQARIAVHDQAVYMEKNCSEHGYFTAYLWPDVNHYQWMQQFNLPALPPHSPVAVRDGCPSDCGLCGAHLRQPTLVEIEVTEGCNLRCPVCFMAANDFHPDPNPSLEALAEKYRYILRHTNPDTSIQLTGGEPTTREDLADIIRLGREIGFQAIEVNTNGVVIGRNPDYLQKLAEAGVSGIYLQFDGLTREVYEQIRGENLLPTKLKAIANCREAGVQVVLAMTVIEGINEEQMGEVLEFALANRDVIVGIAYQPAFGSGRFDVPLSKRLTMGDVIFMLAEQSEGILEPYDFWPLGCSNPLCSSSAYLVEDQGKIASLSRRLTPQEYREAINPQSPQGSVFADIALTNYPDLEPGLTILIENYIDARTMDLKKLRECSMIVAGKSGGLTPFCGYQLTNINGEKLSEIRKHQDNQKASR from the coding sequence ATGAAGCAGCAATGGGAAGAAGGGATGACATTAGCGCAGACACAAAGCGTTTGTCCCCTCTGTCTGAACGTTGTCCAGGCCCGGATTGCCGTTCATGATCAGGCGGTTTATATGGAGAAGAATTGCTCCGAACACGGCTATTTTACCGCTTATTTATGGCCGGATGTCAATCATTATCAATGGATGCAGCAGTTTAACCTGCCGGCGCTGCCTCCTCATTCGCCTGTGGCGGTCCGGGATGGGTGCCCCAGCGACTGCGGGTTGTGCGGAGCTCATCTGCGCCAGCCCACCTTAGTGGAGATTGAGGTAACGGAAGGGTGCAACCTGCGCTGCCCGGTCTGTTTTATGGCAGCCAATGATTTTCATCCCGATCCCAATCCGAGTTTAGAGGCACTTGCTGAAAAGTACCGTTATATTCTTAGACACACCAACCCTGATACCAGTATCCAGCTGACGGGGGGAGAACCCACCACCCGTGAGGATTTGGCCGATATTATCCGTTTAGGCCGGGAGATTGGTTTTCAGGCTATTGAAGTGAATACCAACGGGGTAGTGATCGGACGGAACCCGGATTATCTGCAGAAACTTGCTGAGGCAGGAGTCAGCGGCATCTATCTCCAATTTGACGGGTTGACAAGGGAGGTCTATGAGCAAATACGGGGTGAGAATTTATTGCCCACCAAGCTTAAAGCCATTGCCAACTGCCGTGAGGCGGGGGTACAAGTGGTTTTGGCCATGACGGTGATTGAAGGAATCAATGAAGAGCAGATGGGGGAAGTGCTTGAGTTTGCCCTGGCCAACAGGGATGTGATTGTGGGAATTGCTTACCAGCCGGCCTTTGGTTCCGGGCGGTTCGATGTGCCCTTGTCCAAGCGCCTGACTATGGGAGATGTGATCTTTATGCTGGCTGAACAGAGTGAGGGTATCCTCGAACCCTATGATTTCTGGCCCTTGGGATGTTCCAATCCCTTATGTTCCAGCTCCGCTTACCTGGTGGAGGATCAGGGTAAAATCGCCTCACTTTCGCGACGGCTTACTCCCCAGGAATACAGGGAGGCCATTAATCCCCAGAGTCCCCAAGGGTCGGTTTTTGCCGATATTGCTTTGACGAACTATCCGGATCTTGAGCCGGGTTTGACCATCCTCATCGAAAACTATATTGATGCCCGCACGATGGATTTAAAAAAACTGCGGGAATGCAGCATGATCGTTGCCGGCAAATCCGGTGGGCTGACTCCTTTTTGCGGCTATCAATTGACCAATATCAATGGCGAAAAGCTATCCGAAATCAGAAAACATCAAGATAATCAGAAAGCATCAAGGTGA
- the nrfD gene encoding NrfD/PsrC family molybdoenzyme membrane anchor subunit, with amino-acid sequence MSQKHETWGWMLAVDFFFAGMGAAMLLFAGIAELFTGSNLSTVGILAGAVFIAMGAGLLVLELGRPFQALRVFMNPKAILTFGAWNMSIAIVAGLFLGTSWLEVFPWFGLVGFRKILAIVCIFTGFVVAAYPGALLARHKSRPFWNGPGMMVLFLTSSLLTGFAAYVVCGWISEAAPVVYSAFPALAAGLCAFQLVLWIGYLWIKSSGTTDRELAAVKRWTSGNFANPFRVGFMFLGTVVPLVLFLIPNEFSTGAAGILAILGGAIMRNLVVYAGQDRTWLPGEEKYRSRLPHGDEAFLQKVWTKQI; translated from the coding sequence ATGAGCCAAAAACATGAAACATGGGGCTGGATGTTAGCCGTGGACTTCTTTTTTGCCGGCATGGGGGCTGCCATGCTGCTCTTTGCAGGGATCGCCGAATTATTCACAGGCAGCAATCTTTCTACTGTGGGAATTCTGGCCGGAGCAGTATTCATCGCTATGGGAGCCGGGTTGTTAGTCCTGGAATTAGGGAGACCGTTCCAGGCTTTACGGGTATTTATGAACCCTAAAGCCATCTTAACCTTTGGGGCATGGAATATGTCCATTGCTATTGTCGCCGGCCTTTTTCTGGGTACATCCTGGCTGGAGGTTTTCCCTTGGTTCGGCCTGGTCGGATTCCGTAAAATCCTGGCCATTGTATGTATTTTCACCGGTTTTGTAGTTGCTGCCTATCCGGGGGCACTCCTGGCACGGCACAAATCCCGTCCTTTCTGGAATGGGCCGGGCATGATGGTGCTCTTTTTAACCTCTTCCTTATTGACGGGCTTTGCAGCCTATGTGGTATGCGGTTGGATCAGTGAAGCAGCCCCTGTGGTTTATAGCGCTTTCCCGGCATTAGCGGCGGGGCTTTGTGCTTTCCAATTGGTCCTATGGATCGGCTATCTATGGATCAAGAGTTCGGGAACCACAGATCGCGAGTTGGCTGCTGTTAAGCGCTGGACCAGCGGGAACTTTGCCAATCCTTTCCGGGTCGGGTTTATGTTCCTGGGCACGGTGGTGCCTTTGGTGCTGTTCCTCATTCCTAATGAATTTTCCACAGGAGCGGCTGGGATCCTGGCAATCCTTGGCGGGGCAATCATGCGCAATCTGGTGGTCTATGCCGGCCAGGATCGCACCTGGCTGCCCGGTGAAGAAAAATATCGTTCAAGACTTCCCCATGGTGATGAAGCTTTCTTACAAAAGGTTTGGACAAAACAGATTTAA